The following are encoded in a window of Syngnathus scovelli strain Florida chromosome 4, RoL_Ssco_1.2, whole genome shotgun sequence genomic DNA:
- the LOC125966983 gene encoding gastrula zinc finger protein XlCGF57.1: MCTRRVKDEECEKEFAKDNERQRERQLDADFKRPQNALHPTEHANSTHECCSLDSNPQPLDGEACVDDAQEEESKHPHIKEEAQEADIGHLPSTSVPFVRNDDEDKGQHEENSGAQSPSNSSMNHMTAEGDGDHCRRLQADKLLPPLSDCDDITSHSSGTDDDDDEHAKGERTCHTKEKHWKCSQCDKTFVFKSVLKSHMMSHTGEKPFVCTVCGKRFSRRQNMTTHKRVHTGEKPFVCSVCGKSFSRRQSMTTHTRTHTGEKPFSCSVCGKRFTEKRHLKTHTRTHTGEKPFECTICGKSYFVKKSLINHTITHTGEKPFECPVCKKRFTQKGYLKLHKRTHSGEKPFACSDCGKTFYLGRDLRKHTRTHTGEKPFDCSFCGKRFSEKGNLQLHTRTHTGEKPFDCSVCGKRFSERGNLVLHTRAHTGEKPIVCSVCGKRFTHKGHLRRHTRTHTGDKPFDCSVCSKRFSDKGNLRRHTRTHTGDKAFA; the protein is encoded by the exons ATGTGCACACGACGTGTGAAAGATGAAGAGTGCGAGAAGGAATTTGCTAAAGACAATGAGCGACAACGTGAACGTCAACTGGACGCTGATTTCAAAAGGCCTCAAAATGCGTTGCACCCAACAG aaCATGCCAACTCCACACATGAATGCTGCAGCCTAGATTCGAACCCCCAGCCTCTGGACGGCGAGGCGTGTGTTG ATGACGCTCAAGAGGAAGAGTCTAAGCACCCCCATATTAAAGAAGAAGCGCAGGAGGCGGATATTGGCCACTTGCCATCGACCTCTGTTCCTTTCGTGAGGAATGATGATGAAGACAAAGGTCAACATGAGGAAAACAGCGGTGCGCAGTCTCCAAGCAACAGCTCAATGAACCACATGACAGCTGAAGGTGACGGAGATCACTGCAGAAGATTGCAAGCAGACAAACTTTTGCCACCACTATCAGATTGTGACGACATAACATCGCACTCTTCTGGtactgatgacgacgacgacgaacaCGCAAAAGGTGAAAGGACCTGTCACACTAAGGAGAAACACTGGAAATGCTCCCAATGTGACAAAACGTTTGTTTTCAAGTCAGTTTTAAAGAGTCACATGATGAGTCACACCGGAGAGAAGCCTTTTGTCTGCACAGTTTGCGGTAAAAGATTCTCTCGTAGACAAAATATGACAACACACAAGCGAGTTCAtactggagagaaaccttttgtctgctcagtttgtggtaaaaGCTTCTCTCGTAGACAATCTATGACAACGCACACAAGAACACAtactggagagaaacctttttcctgctcagtttgtggtaaaaggttcactgaaaagaggcatttgaaaacacacacaagaacacacaccggAGAGAAACCGTTTGAATGCACAATTTGTGGTAAAAGCTATTTTGTAAAGAAAAGTCTAATCAACCACACAAtaacacacactggggagaaacctttTGAATGTCCAGTATGCAAGAAAAGATTCACTCAGAAGGGCTATTTAAAGTTACACAAAAGAACACACAGTGGAGAAAAACCTTTCGCATGCTCAGATTGTGGTAAAACATTCTATCTTGGGAGGGATTTAAGaaaacacacaagaacccacactggagaAAAGCCCTTTGACTGCTCTTTTTGTGGAAAACGATTCTCTGAAAAGGGAAATTTGCAGTTACACACgagaacccacactggcgaaAAACCTTTTGACTGCTCAGTTTGCGGCAAAAGATTCTCTGAAAGGGGAAATTTAGTTTTACACACAAGAGCTCACACCGGAGAGAAGCCTATTGTGTGCTCAGTTTGCGGTAAACGATTCACTCATAAGGGCCATTTaagaagacacacaagaactcaCACTGGAGATAAACCTTTTGACTGCTCAGTTTGCAGCAAGAGATTTTCTGATAAGGGAAACTTaagaagacacacaagaacccacactggagaCAAAGCATTTGCCTGA